The region TTTTGTAGTATTCGTTTCATTTGGACAAAAAAAGCATGTCTTTAATGAAAGTGTTACTGATTATTACAGTAAGGTTGACAGCTTGCCGTTTTTTTTATATGAAAAGGCTGAGCTCGATACCTTTATCGCCCTGAATAGAGTAATACCAGTAACAGCAGAGATATATGGAGTTAAATGTGAAGCACATGTTGGATTTAAAGTTGATGCTAAAAACAATATCAACTCGCTTAAGAATTATTATACCGATATTGTGTTTCCAAAGAACGTAGTAATGAATGATTACAAGTATTATGATTCGCTTAAGTTGTTTTTTGAAAAGGAGACACAAAGATTAATTATGGCGACGGACGGATTATGGTTTTCTGACTCATTGAAATGCAAAGGGGAAATAAAGTATAAGATTTTTTATATCAGTGATGGGTATAATAAACTCAATAAGAATGCAGATAATGCATATTTTAATACAAAAGGTAATACGGCACCAAAGAATATCGAATTAGGAAGCCCAGCTTCACTCTTGGTTAAAAAGGATTTGTATAATTATGGTGTACGAAAATTTTCTATAAAAAGAACACTGTTGGCAAAAGCTTATTTTGTAGAAGCTATAAAATATTACCCAAAGGATATAGATGCCCACTATAATCTCGCAACATGTTATCTGAAATTAAAGGATCAACAAAAGGCGTGTTATCATTGGAATAAGTGTTTAGAATTGGGTGATAAAGAAGTGCAAACAGAAATAAATAAATATTGCAATTAGACTATGGCAAAACAAGCAGGAAGTTATAACGAAGATAGTATTAAGTCGCTCGACTGGAAAGAGCATATTCGTATGCGTCCCGGTATGTACATCGGGAAGTTAGGAGACGGTTCAGCTTTTGACGATGGAATTTATGTTCTTATCAAAGAGGTAATGGATAACTCCATCGATGAATTTATGATGGGTGCCGGCAAGAAAATTGAGGTAAATGTGAAGGAAGGTATTGTTTCTATCCGAGATTATGGTCGTGGAATTCCATTGGGAAAAGTAGTGGATGTAGTTTCCAAAATAAACACCGGAGGTAAGTACGATAGCGAAGCATTTAAGAAATCAATCGGATTAAATGGAGTAGGTACAAAAGCGGTGAACGCTTTATCAACTTCTTTCAAAGTGACGTCTTATCGTGACGGACAATGTAAAACGGTTGAGTTTACTCGCGGTGAAATAATTAAAGAACACAAACTTTCTAAGTCTGATGAACCGAATGGAACTTATGTTGAATTCAGACCGGATGATACCATC is a window of Bacteroidota bacterium DNA encoding:
- a CDS encoding tetratricopeptide repeat protein, whose amino-acid sequence is MRKLIIYLFCFVVFVSFGQKKHVFNESVTDYYSKVDSLPFFLYEKAELDTFIALNRVIPVTAEIYGVKCEAHVGFKVDAKNNINSLKNYYTDIVFPKNVVMNDYKYYDSLKLFFEKETQRLIMATDGLWFSDSLKCKGEIKYKIFYISDGYNKLNKNADNAYFNTKGNTAPKNIELGSPASLLVKKDLYNYGVRKFSIKRTLLAKAYFVEAIKYYPKDIDAHYNLATCYLKLKDQQKACYHWNKCLELGDKEVQTEINKYCN